The DNA segment TCTGCTATTATTAATCATCATGAAGCCACTTTAAGTCTTCAATCAATGTGATAACGCGGGCATAACTGAACACGACTGACTGCAATATAGCGAACAGAATCAACTAATTGCCCGCACCTGATATTTTGGACAGCCCACGACAGAAGTCGCATCGCTAGCTGTTAGCCTGCCCACCGCACAAAAGCGGAGGCATGGAAGTTTCAACAAGCAACAGATAGAGCCTCGCTCGCTGAACAAGCATGGACAGTTAATTGTTACAATGTGCACAATGGAGTGAGCCGGTACTCCATAAAAAAGCCATTTCCTGCCATTAAGATGCCCACCCAGCTGGTCAACTAGCTACCAGTGAGCTACATTAAGCTACGTAGCCATAACCGTACCGGGAATGCAGAGCTATTGAACAGAGCAAGCCAACATACCATGAACGCTGTCTCTGAATCGTTCCTGACTGGAATCCACACGCAGGTCCAAACCCGTTTGTTATCTAATCGATTGGGATGCCATCAGACACATCTGTCCTCAGTTTGAAACAGACACTGTTGGCTCAATGCATGTGTTAACTTCTGCACTGCTTCTGCACTGCTTCTGCACTGCGTGGAGGTGGGCGGTTTCATTGTTGCACATTTAGAACAGTTGACTATTCCTACCATTCGCCGTGAATCCTAGAAAAGCGGAAAAGCGGGGCGCACGTCACATCAACTACACATTTTTGCTATCAGAGAATGATGGCCTCCCTGACAGTGCCACCATCGCAAAATGTTGCATTTGAATTGACTTCAGAATAATGCCTTGCATTACATTAAAGCCTACTTAATCTAGTTTACTGACTTAACCAAACCTAAAATTATGTTTAGCCAAATTAATATGCATAATTTCACTGGTCCGGGGCAGCATTTTCCTCATACTAGTCAAACTATTGCACTATCAAATTATCCATTAATTTCTAGCGCATGAACGCAAGAGACTTTGGTAAAGAGTATGTATAATATGTTCTTAATTTTCACATCAATCATGATGTCATAATTATTAGCCATCTTGTAGGCCAAATAGGATGACCCTACTTTAAGGAGTATTTAAACCATCCCTCCCTGTGGCTGATAACGGAGCTAAAGTTGGGTAGGCACGGCTCTGGGGGTAGGTGGCACAATGGCTCCACCAGGTGGTTATTTGAAACAGAAGATGGGTAAAGCGGACACAAGCCAAAATTAGTTGGAAAATAAACTAGACAAAAATTATAAAATAGTAATTTCAATTAACCCCAGTAGCATTATAATATCGAAAACTATAATATGGgacattattttaaaaattgtaAATTCAAATGCGCTAATAATTTGCTGTATGAAGATGTTTGAACGCAGGGTTAAATTTGGTCGGTCAGATCAGGGTAAATTCGAAAGGTCAAAGTGCGACAGGAAACACATGCGTTCCCCCTCCCGGTTTTTCCTGTAAACAACAACAGTTTGTATGGTAGGGACAAAGATTCGATAGTTAACCGTCTCTGGTAGGGACGAGTGGAGAATATCATTTTGTTCCGAAATTATAGGCGACCTAAACCAAAGACAGTTGAATTGGTCGCGTGAAAGAATTGAAACTTTTTGCGACATGAGGCCAGCAGTACTGAGGAGAAATGCTGTTCTCTCCGCCTTTAGTGTTATCTTTTTTCGATTTTCAAGCGCTACTTTTTCGCAATCAACAATACCAGCGATTGCGAAGTACTTTGGAACAAAGGGTAGATACGAGGAGGTTAATCCCTATCTAATTGATGATATTTTATCTGTTAACAAGTCACTGTCAAAGCCTCCATCTTCAGATTGTCGTGCTATTCACCTTACTGCTGTCATTCGGCATGGTACACGATTTCCTACCTCTAAAAAtatcagaaaaataaaaaatctccaTAGTCTCGTCATTAATGAAGCCAAGGATACACACACGTGGTTAAGAGACATCAAGACCAACTGGGAAATGTGGTACACCGAGGACATGGACGGAAAACTTGTGGAGAAGGGCAGAGATGATCACAGGCATTTGGCTGTAAGGTTGGCCACATCTTTTCCAACCTTGATCTCTAAGGACAACTTTCAAAACAATCGTATGAAGTTCATAACTAGCTCAAAACACAGATGTGTCGACAGTGTGGAGGCTTTCCAAGAGGGCTTGCACAGACTCTGGAATATCAAAGGTAATTTAACTCTTGACCCAGGAAATGGATCATACTAGAACTCTGTTGGTATAGAAAATCAACGTTCATATCTTTGCAATGGTGGCGTTGGACCAATATGATTCCATGCATTGTTTGCGGACCATGACGGTCACCCAAAGAcacatgaataataataaaaaaaaaagaaacatgatATTATTGACCTTTGGGTCAGAGTCACTAGTTGCTAAATCAATTGCAGCCTTTGCCATTCGTTAATTGCATTAGTGCATATGGCAGTTAAATTtcgattcattttttcattcactccctctcactctctctgtcctgtgtTCCCGTGCCTTTTGTATTGCttgcttttacttttttttctccagaCACAAGCTACAGCCATGAAAACAATGACAATCTCATGAGATTCTTTGATCAGTGCAAGAAATTCATTGAAAATGTGGAGAACAACAAAACGGCTCTTCAGGAGGTCGACCTCTTTAAGTCTTCTGATGAGATGAAAAAGCTACAGAGGAGGATTGCCGATCGCTTGGAGATCCCCCACAACCACATGACCACAGGTAATGACagacctggggggtattccaagtacgtggtttagtgacaaacctgggtaagttaacttagagtaagtggtaaacctcctacaacaagagccctatggtattgttttgttaggagaatgaagccatacagttcttctattaggaggtttaccacctactctgagttaactaacccaggtttgtcactaaaccacgtacttggaatacccccctgcaCTGTACCAGAGAGgctttgttgttattattatgcaaacataaaatgtatttgattgtTCTACAGTTCAGTATTTTTACCACTAGATGGAGTCACAAGGAGATTTTTAGCTGAATATTGCACAAGAAGTCacgttgtttatgtttatgtatatattCAAAATTATTAGCAGATGCTATGTCCAAAACCACTACATAATATTTTAACTAAGGACCAAATGAACACCAGAAGTGGCCACCCACCTCAGTATTCCAAGAAAAACTCCAcacatggttttgtttttgtttgggggactaggctgcccccccccccacttggtttgtttccagttttcggagcctgggcaGCCTACAGAGACCAagattttttacagtgtgacATGGACAGCTAACGAAGTGTGAGGAGATAATTGCTGAATGggacaaaaaatgttatgggtgaaagtaaataactgtgcgtgtagaactgttttgtcgttgactatgagaccaaggtgaagttagtttcattTTGAggctatgagttcaaataattgGCGAGTGTAGCTGCATGTAAGCtgtactctgctagtcacaaacagATTTTAGTAAAGCAAAGTTAAGTGGAATCCCTGTGTTCCATAGGCCTACAAGGTCTcggtgcaagcagattccttcaaatgcgccgttgactgtcaaaatacagatgcgctgtttgaagttgtgctgcttgctgttaaacggaatgacagatgtcactctcattgatTTAAAGgttgttacgcccaaaacacacccatgactgattaaaaaacagaagaacaacccttttgaaaAATGTGCCCGACGTCTGATCACAAAATCGCCCTAAATGTTTTTAAGCTTTGCGCCTCTGTCAAAGTGTTTCAGATCGCCAAGTGCCCCTTGTGTCTTTATTGGTTCCTGTGGATGACTTTGCTAATTGCTGACAAACATGTTATATCTTTCTTCCTTATCAGATATGTTGGAGGCTGCATTCTTCCTGTGTTCCTACGAGTTCTCTATTAAGTCTTTGAATTCCCCATGGTGCAACCTGTTTGATGAGGCTGATGCACAAGTATGttccttttttttcaaatgaattGAAAATGCACAGGCCTATCCGAGGCACTGTATTTGACTATGGTAAAGTGTGATCAGCCATgtatatttttaatttcagaGTTTTGCTATTGACAGTTTTTGACAGATGCCACTTTCCAATCCCACTTCACTTAAAGGTCACATATTGTGCAAAGTACTCCTTTTCAGTGCTTTTACGCATGTATTTGGTTATTTGGAATGGCTACCAgtgcaaaaacacagaaaaaaaaactagtcATTTTTTTTATGGGCTGCCTTGGTCTGGAATCATTTGGTTCAGTGAGATGAGAATGAGCCATTCAGAACATCCTGCTGTGAAGAAGGGAAGCTTGTTGAATTAAACCCCTTCAATTTTACCTACAGTTGTATTCAAATAAatagtaagtatatataagcAAGCGTTACTCACTTACTTGTGTGTTTAGGTCGTTGTCTTATTGAAAACCCCATTTCAGGGGCATTTCCTCTTTTGCATATTATGGCAACATGATCTCTTCAAGTATTCTGGTGTATTCAGACTGATCCATGAACCCTGGTATACGATAAACAGATCCAACACCGTAGTATGAAAAACATCCCCATACCATGATTTTTGCACCACCATACACACTGCTATTTATTTGAACACAACTGTATTTGGACCTAGTCTCTGCacacaaattaaaaatgaatgTGCAAAAGTTTGCTTTTATGGCTTGGAACCTGCTACAAAAATATTGACGCGAAGCCATTGTGCAATATGCTTGTTTTCGTAaaggaacagacacacaaactggGCTCTCTGAAAAACGCTCTTCAAAGTTGAAAATGGTGTTGTGGCGCTTCTTCCTTTTGGTATTCTGATAAAAGTATGACACAGATGTCTTCTTAAGACTTCAGGAAACCATTTAAAATTGCAGGATGAAATATgtgacctttaaaaaaagacatcTGGAGACCCCCATTATGCATATCAGTTTGCGTCCTCTCTATTTTATGTGGCAATGCAATGCTGGCAATCACagtttaatataaaaaaaatatgcaaTGCTTATATTGTCTATTTTACATAATGTTGGTTAAATATATGAAGTCCAACTATGTCTAACTGCTCATGTGGTAACTGTAAACATAAGGTTCTGGAGTATAAAAATGACCTGAAGCAGTACTGGAAGAGGGGATATGGTCATGACATCAACCGCAAATCCAGTTGCACTCTCTTTCATGACCTTTTCCGACGACTTGATCAGGCTGCTTATGATTTCAAGTAAGGAAACCTCCATATGTTttgtaaacaagtaaacaagcTGTTGCACCTGcagtgtaatgtatgtgtgcattgatTTCATTGGTTGATTGTTACTAACAAAGCGGTGTTCAGATGATGAAAGTGTAGACATCTTCTTGTAACAGCTGTTGTGATGTTGAGCGTGTGTCTGCCCTCTCGTCTGTTGTCCAGGTTCGGCCATGTGACCGAGGCCGTGACGGTGCAGGTGGGCCACGCCGAGACCCTTCTCCCGCTCCTCTCCCTCATGGGCTTCTTCCGTGACGAGACACAGCTGACCGCCAGCAACTTCCACCAGCAGCAGGGACGCACCTTCCGCACCAGCAAGATCGTGCCATACGCCGCCAACCTGGTCTTTGTTCTCTACGAGTGCGGCGAAGGCCTCAGGCTCCAGTTCCTGCTGAACGAGAAGCCGATGACCTTCCCCACTATCGAACAGTCAGCTCCGCTGTACCGGAAGGTCAGGAATCACTACAGTGACCTGCTCAACGGCTGTAATTTTGAGAAGGAATGTGAGCTGAGCAAGATGAACAGAAGGAACACGGAGTTGTGATATGGGCAAGGAAGTGATTAGTGAGGAATGGAAAAAAATgcaaattagatttttttcaCTACTATTACTAGTGGTTTACAGCTGTACAAAAATGAAGCACTAGGTGGTGGATGGGGTAGTCACACACCTActaattttctctctttcaatgTGTTCTGGCCAAAAATATGTTCCTTTGCACTTTTTCAGAGCTTTCATGATGTTATGATGTTGCAGGATTATATTTTATCTTGTTGGTTCTTTGTTTTTGATTGCAGCATATTTTGAACGTGTTATTGTGCTTTTGTGATTTTTCCTTTCCACATACTTTCTTGCCTTTATTTATCTTACATTTATTGTGTGATTTGAATCtatgaatataaaaaaaaaggaatcatAGTGGGCCTCATGCAAGAACAAGTTTATATTCTTCTCAACTTTTtccataattttttttttatttttatttctatgaCTGCTTTTACAAAAGTATCAGGTTTAAGGCTGTGATACAGTATGCTCCTGCATCTCTGTCCTGTGCGTGTCCTTGCCTCATCAACACAGCATGCAGGGGTGTCGCAATCTTCCCAACAATGATGCCTGTCTTTGACGCACACAAATCTGCACAGAGGAGTATACCCCCTGCGTTAGGCACCATTAAGCTTAAACATTAAGTGGCTAGAAGACAGGCAGccgtggcttactggttagcgcttcggactcgGACCCAACCAgtgggaatggctgaagtgcccttgagcaaggcacctaacccctcactgctccccgagcgctgctgttgtagcaggcagctcactgcgccgggattaatgtgggcttcacctcactgtgtgttcactgtgtgctgagtgtgtttcactaatttacagaTTGAgataatgcagagaccaaatttccctcacaggatctaaagattatacttatacttacttataccaGGGTTATATTTTCCTTTCAAGACACAAGATCCATTGCTTATTTTTCATGAAAATATTAAGGATCCTCACTTTTATGCCCAATATGTTCTCTTTATGTGTTCATCAAAAAAGCTTTCCTTTCTATCAGAAAAATAACTTCAGAGACAGATCAATCAGGTCCGAATTCCATTCATGCCTCTGAAAGGGTTAAATCTGTATATTCAGGTTGTTTTTGCATTGGGCCCGTTGTGTTAATATGATAAGGACTTGAACACTCCAAAGttattttgtacttttcagtTTTACTCTTCTGAGAGGATGTTTCCACTGATAATGGGGCCTTTTGATTTCTTTATTATTTGTATGTCTGTCAAACACGGTCACAACTTTgaatttcaagttttttttaGAGTATATATGCCCTTTATGCATATATTTTGCATCAGCTTCAAAGGTTGGTAATGTGTGTCCTTTGTATGATGTTAAATGAAAAGTCTGCCAAAATCTATTTTTAAATAGTTTTTCATTATGTCAATGGGTGACATTTCTGAGTTTGATTTTTGTATGCTGGTGATTTGAAAATGGTATTTGTTATGGTTGAAgttattaaaaatgaaaatgttattTCTGACACATTGTACTTATGTTATGAGGAGTCTGTATGTCTGCTTGACAAGACCTGCACATATTGATTTAATTTAAGAGTGTAGCCTGGGCTAAAACTGATAAAGAGAATCCATGATGACCTTGACCTATTCAGGTTCAGGCCTATTCAGGTTTGTCTGTCAGAAGTCCTTGGAACATAGTCAAAACAGATTTGCATGAGTTAAAAGATAGGTTACCaccaaaaaagttaaaatacaaaTCACCTCGGCCTAGTCTGTGTGAATTCTGTGAATTCTTTATTTTCCAACGTTTTTCAGGCCATACTCCATGGTTTATTCTAGCATTCATATATTATTTtaaaggctttctttctctcatgaTGAGAAGATACCACCAGAGAATGtcgtaaacgggctctgataCCACCACCAAGATGTTACGTCGTGATTCTGACGCGTATGATGTTGGAATCTGGCCTATGAGCGtcttggaggaggaggaggaagacgttTTGGATGTGCTACGTGTCCAAAAAGACCTCGGCGATCGGCTCCGACCATAAAGCCTGGTCGTCTATGCCGGACTGCCTACCGGGTTGGTTTACATCCTCCGAAAACATACTGTATCGAGAAAACTCATCACATAAACTTGGAGAACATGTCTGGGACCAAAAAACAGCGAACAGTAAGTGGTTCTGCACAACAAAGTCTTCATAACTATATGTACTTATCAGGTTGTTTTATTGACGTGAACTCGAGGATTAAACAGGCAGACCTAGAGCTAGCCTAAAGCTTTGCCGTATTCGACATGCTAAAGATTGATAACGCTATGTTATCTCTGCAACATATTTTTGCAGAATGCTTTTGATCTGTTTTGTGTAGGTTTGTTGTAACCATGAATACAGTGTGCCATAGTCACGAATTCTTGGCTAGTATGCTCTTACGTCGCCAAGTACAAACTAGTATATTTGTCAGTCATGAAGTACAGTATCGCTAACATTATTTTGACCCACTATGTAAGCCAGAACCAGTGATGCCGCAAAATCTACCTTTATTCGTAACCGGCcggctagccagctagctatgCTAGCCTACATTCTCGAAATGATCATCAAAGCTTGAGCTAGctagtctactggttagcgtAAGGGTAAAGTACCCACCAGTTAAACCGGAATACAGTGCGAACCTATGTTATTACAACCTTGTAAATCACGTTATTTTTTAAAGTCTTTTAACATAAAGAGTTAATCTGGTTGTATCTTAGATTGCTGATAGTAACGTGTAATGCAGATTGCAGTCTAACATGTCTGTGGTTGTGGCCGATTCGAAATTGTTATTGGAAGGATGTCCTTTCAGTATCCAGGCTACAGATCAGATGCAGTGCGCATTTCGATGTATTTTAGTTACATAGTAAGTTAAACGTTGTAGTAGTAGGATGCAATTTAGAGACGAAGCTAAGAGACACTGGCACTTATGCCTTATGCTTTGCACACTGGGACTAGTGTACAACACCACTGTGGTAAAGCTCTGAAAGTCAGCCAGTTCTGGAACAAGGACCCTACTTGTGTCTGGCCATGACAGTGCCACGCTGTGCACCTTTGCTCCTCCAGTGCACATGAATGAATGGGTATCACGTGATGACGTTGAGCTTAAGGGGGGGATATTAAATGAACCAGACAGTAAAATATGCAAGGAAAGACAGAAGGGGTTCTGTGGTAAGTGAGTGGGGGGCCGTGGTGGGTGTTGGGGAAGTAAATCAGAGAAATTAGTGGGGGCCAACCAGGAACAGGTGGGATCATGTTAGAACAGACTGCCTtggtgagtgagaaagaaaggtgTGAAGGGGGAAAATTACAGAGGAAGATGATGAAGTGAGACATGTAAGGTGAACTCACACCACCTCCTGCAGCAGGGATAATTGGGCGTGCTTTCCTGCTATTATGAATAAGGACACAATTCCGGGTCTTCACTTGACtgccacattgtgtgtgtgtgtgtgtgtgtgtgtgcataggcaCCCCAAGCTATGTATCCCATGCACACCATTCTACATCTTGACCAATATTAGGCCTAGCCTCATTTAACTTATCCAAACACATCTCAACATTGTGTGgagttgttgttgctgtctAGAATGGGCAACAGCCATTCCAGAAGAAATGTCTCCAGTGTCGAGATTGGGCGTCGGTCTGGGGTCGGATCAGCATATTTTTGCACAAAGCAGAATTAGGCATTCTTCTGCACAATCCATACAGTAAGCCTAATCGGCCAAGCCTAGAGATCATGTGAGGCAAAGCAATGATTGCAAGGCGCCACCAAGTTGATCAGAGTGACATTTCAGGACAGGAGGAATGTGGTACAGAACTATGGTCATCAGAGAGATTATTATCAAAACATTATAGCAAGTCACTTTACAGGTTCTGCAAGAGACCATAATGGAAGCAGCTTGTTATGAGAAACCAGTTCTTGTTCTTTTTTGTAGACACAGagggtgtgtaagtgtgtgtgtgtgtgtgtgtaggtgtgtaggtgggtgtgtgtgtctgcgtgcacgCAGACGTCAGCAGTATAGGACATTATTCATTTTATGCATACCAGCCGAAGCTTGAAAGTGCAGGAAAGGCCTAGTGGAAGAGATGAAGCAGACAAGATGAAACTGCATTTGACATGATTGCACCAAAGGCTGAGTATTTACAGACAACAAACATGACccgagagagagaacaggaaacTTGGCTATATGGTTATGTAatctacacatactgtatgttctgtGTATGATAACTGGTCGAAGCACCCAGACAGTCAAAATACATGTATTATGTATACATAAAGTCACTTTGTAAGTCTGTTTGGAAGGTTACTGATTTGTGGTTGAATTTTgacttaaataaaaaaaataagagggAACCATATAGatattctttttatttattcagcAGACCTATTTTCATAATAGAAACCAGATCTCAAGAAGAGCTCAACTTGAGTATGTTGTCAAGTGTATACCTCCGTGTTGGCCTAATTACATGTAGTTCCATGTCGAGGTCTGTAGGTGAGAAAACAAAATTGCCACAAAACACTACAATAAACCAGTCATCACCTTACAAAACTCACCACTGCCCTGATTTTCTTTGAATGGGGTCTAAAGAAAGCATGTTTAATAGAAGCATGCATGCTAAACGAATACAGTTTGTGAAGCCTTCTGTCAAGTGTGTCACGACAACCCCATTTTGCTGGCTCTTGCAGGACCTCCAGAGAGCCACCAATGTGGTGTACCAGGCCCACCATGTCAGCAGGAGCAAAAGAGGCCAGGTGGTGGGCACCAGAGGAGGCTTTCGAGGATGCACAGTGTGGCTAACAGGTTAGCACTCCAGctatttacatgttaacatagCAGTCCAATTTCCAATGTTCCCTATACACCCTATTCAGACAGACATCGGAAGCCATTTATTGAAGGCAAAGCTCATGTTTATTTAGGTTTTCTGTCTGAATGCTACCTACACGTTAAGGTAGAAGTGTTTATGAATCCTCCTGTTACATTGACACAGTAAGGTCTCTGTGTATATAATATGTCCCTTCCACACATATTTAATCTTTCCTTAAACTCATTTAGCTCAAATATACACGATAGCGCAGTTTAAGTGCTCAACCCTGTGTTGTCAGTGCAGTCTGTTGTTGGACTCTGTCCAGAGAGCCAGGGCTGGGGAGTCAGACAGGCGAGGCGCAGTGACCAGAATTCCCCTGGCCAGGAGAAGCCTGTCCCACCCATTCACGCCCCCGTTCAACATAACCTCAaacatctgtgtctgtctgtctgtctgtctgtctgtctgtctgtctgtctgtctgtgtgtctgtgtctgtgtgtctgtgtgtctgtgtgtgtgtgtgtgtgtgtgtgtgtgtgtgtgtgtgtgtgtgtgtgtgcgcgccgcgtgtgcgtctgtgtgtcgtGTAGGGTTGTCGGGAGCTGGTAAAACTACCATCGGCTTTGCTCTTGAGGAGTACCTGGTGTCCCACGCCATCCCCTGCTACTCTCTGGATGGGGATAACATCCGACAAGGGCTGAACAAGAACCTTGGCTTCACCTCTGAGGACCGGGAAGAGAACATCCGGCGTATCGCTGAAGTGGCCAAACTGTTTGCCGACGCAGGCTTGGTCTGCATCACTAGTTTCATCTCGCCCTTCACTAAGGTGAGGTCTAAATCATTCATTCAGGACACCTGTTACAGTGTTGTAAGTCCTACAGGCTAGAATATGTCTTTCACGATTAGCCATAGACTACAAGTATCTTGAAGTATCCAAATTGTTTTAGAGGAGAAGAGATTGGAAGTCTAGTGCACTGATTATAAAGCATAATCAGTGTTTACTTCATTTCATTACTAATGCACCCTCTCACAGCTAGTCCAACATATTTTCAGTCCAGCTTTATTGTATCAATGTGGTTCACTAATGACAGTTATTTGACCCTGTTTTACACTGCTCTTAGTTGACCAGGTTCAAGCTTGCTAatacccactgtgtgtgtgaacagtttTTTACTTTTGTGTACCACAGGACCGGGACGAGGCCAGGAAAATCCATGCGGCCGCCGGGCTGCCCTTCTACGAGGTGTTTGTGAACGCTCCGCTGGAGGTGTGTGAGAGCCGGGACGTCAAGGGACTCTACAAGAAGGCCAGAGCTGGAGAGATCAAAGGTATCACGTGACCAGCATCTCTAAAAGGATTGGCTGGTTGACCGACTCGTAATAGTTGATCTCAGAGCccctatagagagagagagagttgcgacaactccgtTCACAGCAGTATGTTACAGTTACAGCTAGGGCTGGGGCGGTAACTGCATTACCGCAATACCGTGGGAAAAAAATCCATACCATCCCAGCCCTAGTTACAGCAGTATGGCCTGCCAACAAGGCA comes from the Alosa alosa isolate M-15738 ecotype Scorff River chromosome 22, AALO_Geno_1.1, whole genome shotgun sequence genome and includes:
- the minpp1b gene encoding multiple inositol polyphosphate phosphatase 1b, which codes for MRPAVLRRNAVLSAFSVIFFRFSSATFSQSTIPAIAKYFGTKGRYEEVNPYLIDDILSVNKSLSKPPSSDCRAIHLTAVIRHGTRFPTSKNIRKIKNLHSLVINEAKDTHTWLRDIKTNWEMWYTEDMDGKLVEKGRDDHRHLAVRLATSFPTLISKDNFQNNRMKFITSSKHRCVDSVEAFQEGLHRLWNIKDTSYSHENNDNLMRFFDQCKKFIENVENNKTALQEVDLFKSSDEMKKLQRRIADRLEIPHNHMTTDMLEAAFFLCSYEFSIKSLNSPWCNLFDEADAQVLEYKNDLKQYWKRGYGHDINRKSSCTLFHDLFRRLDQAAYDFKFGHVTEAVTVQVGHAETLLPLLSLMGFFRDETQLTASNFHQQQGRTFRTSKIVPYAANLVFVLYECGEGLRLQFLLNEKPMTFPTIEQSAPLYRKVRNHYSDLLNGCNFEKECELSKMNRRNTEL